A part of Carettochelys insculpta isolate YL-2023 chromosome 1, ASM3395843v1, whole genome shotgun sequence genomic DNA contains:
- the P2RY8 gene encoding S-geranylgeranyl-glutathione receptor P2RY8 has translation MLNNTTTLDNETMAMLQNKAITVTLPVVYSLVAIISIPGNVFSLWVFCFHIKPKTPTVIFMINLTITDLSLACCFPFQIIYHINNNNWMFGKSTCSLVTVMFYSNMYSSILTMTFISIERYLGVVCPMKLIKWRRKRYALAACLGMWAFLLLALYPLESTDLTYEVKELGIVTCFDVLKWEMLPNLIAWAAFLFTLFVLLFLIPFIVTVACYIRIIRKLIQTSNRHGSTQKTRSVYLAAIVLLVFITCFAPNNFILLVHMIGRLFFKKSFYPAYKLTLCLSCLNNCIDPFIYYFACKEFYQTFMKVIGQKIKNIDSLETRRESLFSGRTMSARSMSSGPMEGLDGVKVCLQRQESVF, from the coding sequence ATGCTTAACAATACGACCACACTGGACAATGAAACAATGGCCATGCTTCAGAACAAAGCTATTACAGTCACCCTCCCAGTTGTGTACTCCTTGGTGGCCATCATCAGCATCCCTGGGAATGTGTTCTCACTTTGGGTGTTCTGCTTCCACATCAAACCCAAGACACCCACTGTCATCTTCATGATTAACCTTACCATCACAGACCTCAGCCTGgcttgctgttttcccttccaaATTATTTATcacatcaacaacaacaactggATGTTTGGTAAGAGCACTTGCAGTTTAGTCACAGTAATGTTCTACTCAAACATGTATTCTTCCATACTCACCATGACCTTCATCAGCATCGAGCGGTACTTGGGAGTGGTGTGTCCCATGAAATTAATCAAGTGGAGAAGAAAGAGATatgcactggctgcctgcttgggAATGTGGGCCTTTTTGCTATTGGCACTATACCCACTGGAAAGCACAGATCTGACCTATGAAGTGAAAGAACTAGGAATAGTAACTTGCTTTGACGTGCTCAAATGGGAGATGCTGCCCAATCTCATAGCATGGGCGGCCTTTCTTTTCACATTATTTGTTCTTCTCTTCCTGATCCCATTCATAGTGACAGTAGCCTGCTATATCCGCATTATTCGGAAGCTAATTCAGACCTCTAACAGACATGGTAGCACGCAGAAGACTAGGTCTGTTTACTTGGCTGCCATTGTCCTCTTAGTATTCATCACTTGCTTCGCCCCTAATAATTTTATTCTACTTGTGCATATGATCGGACGCCTCTTCTTCAAGAAGAGCTTCTACCCTGCTTACAAgctcactctgtgcctcagttgcctGAACAACTGCATAGATCCATTTATTTACTATTTTGCATGCAAAGAATTTTATCAAACATTCATGAAGGTCATAGGCCAGAAGATCAAGAACATCGACAGTCTGGAGACCAGAAGGGAAAGCTTATTCTCTGGCAGAACAATGTCAGCCAGGTCTATGTCAAGTGGACCTATGGAAGGGTTAGATGGagttaaagtttgtttacaaaggCAAGAAAGTGTTTTTTAA